In Zingiber officinale cultivar Zhangliang chromosome 6A, Zo_v1.1, whole genome shotgun sequence, a single genomic region encodes these proteins:
- the LOC121995793 gene encoding sugar transport protein MST6-like, giving the protein MAGGAIVSTSNKQYGGKMTSFVLLACIMASSGGLIFGYDIGISGGVTSMDSFLEKFFPSVYAKQQADSSTSQYCKFDSELLTLFTSSLYVAALIASFVASSVTRVSGRKWSMLIGGVTFLAGSALNGAAVNVLMLILGRVLLGIGIGFANQSVPVYLSEMAPANLRGTLNIGFQFMITIGIFGANLINYGTASIKGGWGWRVSLGLAAVPAIIMSVGAFILPDTPNSLIERGYGEEARQMLQKIRGTDDVQEEYEDLVAASEEAKTIKSPWANILQSKYRPQLTMAILIPFFQQLTGINVIMFYAPVLFKTIGFGGEASLASAVITGIVNVFATCVSIATVDRLGRRALFLQGGAQMFISQIVVGTLIALKFGVSGEATELSKGYASFIVLFICVYVAAFAWSWGPLGWLVPSEIFPLEIRSAGQSITVSVNMFFTFVIAQVFLLALCHLKFGLFYFFAGWVVIMTAFIYFFLPETKNVPIEEIILVWKRHWFWGKFIADEDIHVGNHMHKDTSA; this is encoded by the exons ATGGCAGGAGGAGCAATTGTCAGCACGAGCAACAAGCAATACGGAGGCAAGATGACCAGCTTCGTCCTCTTGGCATGCATCATGGCTTCCTCCGGCGGTCTCATTTTCGGCTACGACATTGGAATCTCCG GCGGTGTGACCTCCATGGACTCGTTCCTCGAGAAATTCTTCCCCTCCGTCTACGCTAAGCAGCAAGCCGACTCGAGCACCAGCCAGTACTGCAAGTTCGACAGCGAGCTGCTGACTCTCTTCACCTCGTCGCTCTACGTCGCGGCGCTCATCGCGTCGTTCGTGGCGTCGTCGGTGACGAGGGTCAGCGGGAGGAAGTGGTCCATGCTCATCGGAGGGGTAACGTTTTTGGCCGGCTCCGCACTCAACGGTGCCGCGGTGAATGTTCTCATGCTTATTCTCGGCCGCGTTCTCCTCGGCATCGGAATCGGGTTCGCAAATCAG TCTGTTCCGGTCTACCTCTCTGAGATGGCGCCGGCCAACCTCCGCGGCACGCTCAACATCGGCTTCCAGTTCATGATCACCATCGGAATCTTCGGCGCCAACCTCATCAACTACGGGACCGCGTCGATCAAAGGCGGGTGGGGGTGGCGCGTCAGCCTCGGGCTCGCAGCGGTCCCGGCCATCATCATGAGCGTCGGGGCGTTCATCTTGCCGGACACGCCCAACTCGCTCATCGAGCGCGGCTACGGCGAGGAGGCCAGGCAAATGCTCCAGAAGATCCGCGGCACTGACGACGTGCAGGAGGAGTACGAGGACTTGGTCGCCGCCAGCGAAGAGGCGAAGACCATCAAAAGCCCCTGGGCCAACATACTGCAGAGCAAGTACCGACCCCAGCTCACCATGGCCATCCTCATCCCCTTCTTCCAGCAGCTCACTGGCATCAACGTCATCATGTTCTACGCTCCGGTGCTCTTCAAGACCATCGGCTTCGGCGGCGAAGCCTCCCTGGCTTCCGCAGTCATCACCGGCATCGTCAACGTGTTCGCCACCTGCGTGTCCATCGCCACCGTCGACAGGCTCGGACGCCGGGCCCTCTTCTTACAGGGAGGCGCGCAGATGTTCATCTCTCAG ATTGTGGTCGGCACTCTGATCGCGCTCAAGTTCGGTGTCTCCGGAGAGGCCACGGAGCTGTCGAAGGGCTACGCCAGCTTCATCGTGCTGTTCATCTGCGTTTACGTGGCGGCCTTCGCGTGGTCATGGGGCCCTCTCGGGTGGCTGGTGCCGAGCGAGATCTTCCCCCTGGAAATCCGATCGGCCGGGCAGAGCATCACGGTGTCGGTCAACATGTTCTTCACCTTCGTAATCGCGCAGGTCTTCCTCCTCGCTCTGTGCCACTTGAAGTTCGGTCTCTTCTACTTCTTCGCCGGCTGGGTGGTCATCATGACCGCCTTCATCTACTTCTTCCTCCCCGAAACCAAGAACGTCCCCATCGAAGAGATCATCTTGGTCTGGAAAAGGCACTGGTTCTGGGGCAAATTCATCGCCGACGAAGACATCCATGTAGGCAACCACATGCACAAGGACACCAGCGCATGA
- the LOC121995794 gene encoding hsp70 nucleotide exchange factor FES1-like isoform X2 — translation MAKGASLLLLLLSSMLLLATEAAAVAAEGALPNKSSSLGGFVWATGKGEGDLIAMVESPEESFPVEDEISGGFSSLEGMLQWAIGHSDPEKLKEKAKDVQGLSGDELKKRQLEIKDLMEKLKVPSDAELMKIAIADLNNSSITLEDRQRSLDELLFLVDPIDNANDLDKLGGLVVVIRELDNSEADIRTTSAWILGKASQNNALVQNQILTYGGLVKLMKMVGSSSKEEAIKALYAVSALVRNNEIGQKMFYAEEGNIMLQDIMSNSSVDIRLRKKAAFLVADLSDYQQQYADNSMLHFLGDRFFLKAVVDLLLTPDLDLQEKALLAVRSLLQLTSTIASDLRDFCRLDQVLESMREGLDNSNVEEDLKDYSDEIESLRKEVLMLFHNKLSNIWSVPT, via the exons ATGGCGAAGGGCGCATCCCTGCTTCTGCTGCTACTCTCATCGATGCTGCTTCTGGCGACGGAAGCTGCGGCGGTGGCGGCTGAGGGGGCGCTGCCGAACAAATCGTCGTCGCTCGGTGGATTCGTCTGGGCCACTGGAAAGGGCGAGGGTGACCTTATTGCCATGGTAGAATCTCCGGAGGAATCCTTTCCGGTGGAAGACGAGATTTCCGGAGGTTTCTCCTCCTTGGAAGGCATGTTGCAGTGGGCGATAG GTCATTCTGATCctgaaaaattgaaagaaaaagcCAAGGATGTTCAAGGATTATCTGGAGATGAACTGAAAAAGAGGCAATTAGAAATAAAG GATCTGATGGAGAAATTAAAAGTGCCGTCAGATGCAGAATTGATGAAAATAGCAATTGCTGACTTGAATAATTCTTCTATCACATTGGAAGACCGACAGCGTTCTCTGGATGAACTCCTTTTTCTTGTTGACCCAATTGATAATGCAAATG ACCTTGACAAACTAGGTGGACTTGTGGTGGTGATACGAGAACTTGATAATTCTGAGGCAGACATCCGAACCACCTCTGCATGGATTCTTGGGAAAGCCAGTCAAAATAATGCACTTGTTCAAAATCAG ATCCTTACATATGGAGGACTAGTAAAATTAATGAAGATGGTTGGCTCCAGTTCTAAAGAAGAAGCCATAAAAGCATTGTATGCTGTTTCAGCTTTGGTCCGTAATAATGAGATTGGTCAGAAGATGTTTTATGCAGAGGAAGGCAATATAATGCTGCAG GACATAATGAGTAACTCTAGCGTCGACATCCGACTTCGCAAAAAGGCAGCTTTTCTGGTTGCAGATTTATCAGACTATCAACAACAATATGCAGATAATTCAATGCTGCATTTCCTAGGTGACCGCTTCTTTTTGAAGGCTGTAGTGGATCTATTATTAACCCCAGACCTTGATCTTCAGGAGAAG GCGTTATTGGCAGTTAGAAGCCTGCTGCAGCTTACCTCTACAATTGCTTCAGACCTCAGAGATTTTTGCCGTTTGGATCAGGTACTGGAAAGTATGAGGGAAGGTCTTGATAATTCAAATGTAGAAGAGGACCTGAAAGATTATTCTGACGAAATTGAAAGCCTTCGTAAAGAAGTGCTCATGCTATTTCACAACAAGCTCAGCAAT ATTTGGTCAGTTCCTACATGA
- the LOC121995794 gene encoding hsp70 nucleotide exchange factor FES1-like isoform X1, with the protein MAKGASLLLLLLSSMLLLATEAAAVAAEGALPNKSSSLGGFVWATGKGEGDLIAMVESPEESFPVEDEISGGFSSLEGMLQWAIGHSDPEKLKEKAKDVQGLSGDELKKRQLEIKDLMEKLKVPSDAELMKIAIADLNNSSITLEDRQRSLDELLFLVDPIDNANDLDKLGGLVVVIRELDNSEADIRTTSAWILGKASQNNALVQNQILTYGGLVKLMKMVGSSSKEEAIKALYAVSALVRNNEIGQKMFYAEEGNIMLQDIMSNSSVDIRLRKKAAFLVADLSDYQQQYADNSMLHFLGDRFFLKAVVDLLLTPDLDLQEKALLAVRSLLQLTSTIASDLRDFCRLDQVLESMREGLDNSNVEEDLKDYSDEIESLRKEVLMLFHNKLSNFLHDNSSRIKVPYASAMMEASIASW; encoded by the exons ATGGCGAAGGGCGCATCCCTGCTTCTGCTGCTACTCTCATCGATGCTGCTTCTGGCGACGGAAGCTGCGGCGGTGGCGGCTGAGGGGGCGCTGCCGAACAAATCGTCGTCGCTCGGTGGATTCGTCTGGGCCACTGGAAAGGGCGAGGGTGACCTTATTGCCATGGTAGAATCTCCGGAGGAATCCTTTCCGGTGGAAGACGAGATTTCCGGAGGTTTCTCCTCCTTGGAAGGCATGTTGCAGTGGGCGATAG GTCATTCTGATCctgaaaaattgaaagaaaaagcCAAGGATGTTCAAGGATTATCTGGAGATGAACTGAAAAAGAGGCAATTAGAAATAAAG GATCTGATGGAGAAATTAAAAGTGCCGTCAGATGCAGAATTGATGAAAATAGCAATTGCTGACTTGAATAATTCTTCTATCACATTGGAAGACCGACAGCGTTCTCTGGATGAACTCCTTTTTCTTGTTGACCCAATTGATAATGCAAATG ACCTTGACAAACTAGGTGGACTTGTGGTGGTGATACGAGAACTTGATAATTCTGAGGCAGACATCCGAACCACCTCTGCATGGATTCTTGGGAAAGCCAGTCAAAATAATGCACTTGTTCAAAATCAG ATCCTTACATATGGAGGACTAGTAAAATTAATGAAGATGGTTGGCTCCAGTTCTAAAGAAGAAGCCATAAAAGCATTGTATGCTGTTTCAGCTTTGGTCCGTAATAATGAGATTGGTCAGAAGATGTTTTATGCAGAGGAAGGCAATATAATGCTGCAG GACATAATGAGTAACTCTAGCGTCGACATCCGACTTCGCAAAAAGGCAGCTTTTCTGGTTGCAGATTTATCAGACTATCAACAACAATATGCAGATAATTCAATGCTGCATTTCCTAGGTGACCGCTTCTTTTTGAAGGCTGTAGTGGATCTATTATTAACCCCAGACCTTGATCTTCAGGAGAAG GCGTTATTGGCAGTTAGAAGCCTGCTGCAGCTTACCTCTACAATTGCTTCAGACCTCAGAGATTTTTGCCGTTTGGATCAGGTACTGGAAAGTATGAGGGAAGGTCTTGATAATTCAAATGTAGAAGAGGACCTGAAAGATTATTCTGACGAAATTGAAAGCCTTCGTAAAGAAGTGCTCATGCTATTTCACAACAAGCTCAGCAAT TTCCTACATGACAATAGTTCACGCATAAAAGTACCTTATGCTTCGGCAATGATGGAGGCATCAATTGCTTCATGGTGA